A window of the bacterium genome harbors these coding sequences:
- a CDS encoding efflux RND transporter periplasmic adaptor subunit, with protein MMTSCKQQHGSSTLLLAGLGALSFMLAACSQQQGGGGGFQMPPMPVEVATVAQSAVIDPFEAVGTIAAEDAATIVSEIDATVIRLPFREGQAIAKGGLIAQLDDAQMRAEEERAQAILAQRRVTFERIKTITDEGLGTAQSLDDAAAALKVAEAELALIRARLQKTRIVAPFAGITGARRVSPGTFLRAGTPITELAQIDRLRVTFSAPERYYGSLQRGAELNVSTTAYPDDELTGRVDVIEPIVDEATRRVRIVARLDNPGGKFRPGMSANVTVVLNERPNALVIPSEAVFVEGNQALVYLIQPDSTVARMPVELGTRQRENVEIINGLAAGARVVRAGHQKLFPGAKVLPISAAPPQN; from the coding sequence ATGATGACTTCATGCAAGCAACAGCACGGAAGCTCGACACTCCTGCTCGCAGGCCTCGGTGCTTTGTCGTTCATGCTGGCCGCCTGCTCACAGCAGCAGGGCGGCGGCGGCGGCTTTCAAATGCCGCCCATGCCGGTGGAAGTCGCCACGGTGGCACAGAGTGCGGTCATCGACCCTTTCGAAGCGGTGGGCACTATTGCAGCAGAAGACGCCGCCACGATCGTGTCTGAAATCGACGCGACCGTGATCCGTCTGCCCTTTCGGGAGGGCCAAGCCATCGCGAAAGGCGGTTTGATTGCGCAGCTCGATGATGCGCAAATGCGCGCGGAAGAAGAGCGCGCGCAGGCGATTCTCGCACAGCGCAGGGTGACCTTCGAGCGCATCAAAACCATCACCGACGAGGGCCTGGGCACGGCACAAAGCCTGGACGATGCCGCGGCCGCGCTCAAAGTGGCGGAGGCGGAGCTGGCCTTGATTCGCGCGCGGCTGCAGAAAACGCGCATCGTGGCGCCGTTTGCGGGCATCACCGGCGCGCGCCGCGTCAGCCCCGGCACGTTTCTGCGCGCGGGCACGCCGATCACCGAGCTGGCGCAGATCGACCGGCTGCGTGTCACCTTTTCCGCGCCTGAACGCTACTACGGCAGCTTGCAGCGGGGCGCGGAGCTGAACGTCTCCACCACTGCTTATCCGGACGATGAACTGACCGGTCGTGTGGATGTCATCGAGCCCATCGTCGATGAGGCGACGCGCCGGGTCCGGATCGTGGCGCGGCTCGACAACCCCGGCGGCAAGTTTCGTCCCGGCATGTCCGCCAATGTGACGGTGGTGCTCAATGAGCGGCCCAACGCGCTCGTCATCCCGAGTGAGGCCGTTTTCGTGGAAGGGAACCAGGCGTTGGTTTACCTCATCCAGCCCGACAGCACGGTGGCGAGAATGCCGGTGGAGTTGGGCACACGCCAGCGGGAGAATGTCGAAATCATCAACGGCCTGGCCGCGGGCGCCCGGGTCGTGCGCGCCGGACATCAAAAACTCTTCCCTGGCGCCAAGGTCCTGCCGATTTCAGCGGCCCCACCGCAAAACTAG
- a CDS encoding monovalent cation:proton antiporter-2 (CPA2) family protein, with the protein MHGDSFFFQALVYLAAAVISVPIAKRLGLGSVLGYLIAGALIGPSVLGLIGAEGQDVMHFAEFGVVMMLFVIGLELEPALLWRMRAAIAGLGGLQVVVTAVVIAGLALLAGQSWQAAAAIGMTLSLSSTAIVLQTLNEKGLMKTSAGQSSFAVLLFQDIAVIPMLALFPLLASAPAAASAEHTWMSALPGWAQTVVVLSAVALIVVAGRFIVRPAFRFIAQTRLLEIFTAAALLLVIAIAVLMTQVGLSPALGTFLAGVVLANSEYRHELVSDIEPFKGLLLGLFFISVGASINFALIVQTPLLIAALVLGLMFVKGLVLYALGRFFKMGTDQNLTFAVALAQVGEFAFVLFSFATQQNILEARVAGTLVAVVALSMALTPLVIMFNEKVLLPRVGTKPRDERAADAIAEHNPVIIAGFDRFAQTVGRLLKANGIVTTVLDFDSDRVDLLRKLGLKVYYGDASRRELLQAAGADHARLLIIAFDDPEKNLALVHTVEKHFPNLQVLARALDRPDAYHLLNAGLRHVYRETLDTSLRMGIDALRLLGMRGYRAQRAAKIFLQHDERVLLELARHYADNKSYINAVRRRSAELEELIQADDAEPDLDRDAGWDSATLREEVRAGAFIGPQTAR; encoded by the coding sequence ATGCACGGCGATTCCTTCTTCTTTCAAGCCCTGGTTTATCTGGCGGCAGCAGTGATTTCCGTTCCGATTGCGAAGCGACTCGGACTCGGCTCGGTGCTGGGTTATCTGATTGCAGGCGCGCTCATCGGCCCGAGTGTGCTCGGCTTGATCGGCGCAGAAGGTCAGGACGTGATGCACTTCGCCGAGTTCGGCGTCGTCATGATGCTGTTTGTCATCGGCCTGGAACTGGAGCCGGCATTGTTGTGGCGCATGCGCGCGGCCATTGCCGGGCTGGGCGGCCTGCAGGTCGTGGTGACTGCCGTCGTCATTGCCGGGCTGGCGTTGCTGGCGGGCCAATCCTGGCAAGCCGCCGCGGCCATTGGCATGACGCTGTCGCTTTCTTCCACCGCGATCGTGCTGCAAACGCTCAATGAAAAAGGATTGATGAAAACCTCCGCGGGCCAGAGCTCGTTTGCGGTCTTGCTGTTTCAGGACATCGCGGTGATTCCGATGCTCGCACTTTTTCCCCTGCTCGCCAGCGCGCCGGCCGCCGCGAGCGCCGAGCACACCTGGATGAGCGCGCTGCCCGGCTGGGCGCAGACCGTGGTGGTGTTGAGCGCCGTGGCTTTGATCGTGGTGGCGGGCCGCTTCATCGTACGGCCGGCATTTCGCTTCATCGCGCAAACGCGCTTACTGGAAATTTTCACCGCGGCGGCGTTGCTGCTCGTCATTGCCATCGCGGTCTTGATGACGCAGGTGGGATTGAGCCCCGCGCTCGGAACCTTTCTTGCCGGCGTGGTGCTGGCCAACAGCGAGTATCGCCACGAATTGGTGAGCGATATTGAGCCGTTCAAAGGGCTGCTGCTGGGCTTGTTCTTCATCTCCGTGGGCGCGTCGATCAACTTTGCGTTGATCGTGCAGACGCCGCTGTTGATCGCCGCGCTGGTGTTGGGATTGATGTTCGTGAAAGGTCTCGTGCTCTACGCGCTCGGCAGGTTTTTCAAAATGGGGACGGATCAGAACTTGACCTTTGCCGTTGCGCTCGCGCAGGTGGGGGAATTTGCCTTTGTGCTGTTTTCCTTCGCGACGCAACAGAATATTCTGGAGGCGCGCGTTGCCGGCACCCTGGTCGCGGTGGTGGCCTTGAGCATGGCGCTCACACCGCTGGTGATCATGTTCAATGAAAAAGTGCTGTTGCCGCGCGTGGGCACGAAACCGCGCGACGAACGCGCCGCCGATGCCATCGCGGAACACAACCCGGTAATCATTGCCGGCTTCGATCGCTTCGCGCAAACCGTGGGGCGGCTGCTGAAGGCCAACGGCATCGTCACCACCGTGCTCGATTTCGATTCGGACCGCGTGGACTTGTTGCGCAAACTCGGTTTGAAAGTGTATTACGGCGATGCCTCGCGCCGCGAGCTGCTGCAGGCCGCCGGCGCGGATCACGCGCGCTTGCTCATCATCGCCTTCGACGATCCCGAAAAAAACCTCGCCCTGGTGCACACGGTGGAAAAGCATTTCCCCAATTTGCAGGTGTTGGCGCGCGCCCTTGACCGGCCCGATGCTTATCATCTGCTCAACGCCGGCCTGCGCCACGTTTATCGCGAGACGCTGGACACCTCCCTGCGCATGGGCATCGATGCCCTGCGGCTGCTGGGCATGCGCGGTTATCGCGCGCAACGCGCCGCCAAAATCTTCCTGCAGCACGATGAGCGCGTTTTGCTCGAACTGGCCCGGCATTATGCCGACAACAAGTCTTACATCAATGCCGTGCGCCGCCGCAGCGCCGAGCTGGAAGAGCTGATCCAGGCCGATGACGCCGAGCCGGATCTTGACCGCGACGCCGGTTGGGACAGCGCGACCCTGCGTGAAGAGGTGCGCGCGGGTGCGTTCATTGGCCCGCAGACGGCGCGCTGA
- a CDS encoding NAD(P)H-dependent oxidoreductase: MARVLLLFAHPALEKSRINARLIRDVGQLDGITFHDLYEAYPDFFVDVAAEQQLLAAHDTIVLHHPMFWYSSPALVKQWADLVLEHGWAYGAKGTALRGKQLVHVVTTGGGEQAYQTAGMHQHTIREFLLPFEQTAKLCGMLYLPPYLVHGTHRLADHEIESFAQEYLELLQRLRDGHFDMASWLHGESGKQFLQQMRK; the protein is encoded by the coding sequence ATGGCTCGCGTGTTGTTGCTGTTCGCGCACCCCGCTTTGGAAAAATCCCGCATCAACGCGCGCCTGATTCGCGACGTTGGCCAGCTCGACGGGATTACGTTTCATGATCTCTACGAAGCGTATCCCGATTTTTTTGTGGACGTCGCGGCGGAACAACAACTGCTTGCGGCACATGACACCATTGTGCTGCACCATCCCATGTTTTGGTATAGCTCACCGGCCTTGGTGAAACAATGGGCCGATCTCGTGCTCGAACACGGCTGGGCCTATGGCGCAAAAGGCACGGCGCTGCGCGGCAAGCAGCTCGTGCACGTGGTCACCACCGGCGGCGGCGAGCAGGCTTATCAAACCGCGGGCATGCACCAGCATACCATCCGTGAATTCCTCTTGCCGTTCGAGCAAACCGCCAAGCTGTGTGGCATGCTGTATTTGCCGCCGTATTTGGTGCATGGCACGCATCGCCTGGCCGATCACGAGATCGAAAGTTTTGCGCAGGAATACCTCGAGCTTCTGCAGCGGCTGCGCGACGGCCACTTCGATATGGCAAGCTGGCTGCACGGTGAGAGTGGCAAGCAATTCCTTCAGCAAATGAGAAAATAA
- a CDS encoding OsmC family protein produces MKRHASAVWQGTLKEGKGSLSTQSGTLQETPYNFSGRFESGTGTNPEELIAAAHAGCFTMALGAKLSAAGFPPEKLSTRANLTLEQVQGNWTITTIHLELTGKVPGVARAQFDELANDAKATCIVSRALTAQITLDAKLGA; encoded by the coding sequence ATGAAACGACATGCTTCTGCTGTTTGGCAGGGAACGTTGAAGGAAGGCAAGGGCTCGCTCTCAACCCAAAGCGGCACGCTGCAAGAAACGCCATACAACTTCAGCGGCCGGTTCGAATCCGGCACGGGCACCAATCCTGAAGAATTGATCGCCGCTGCGCACGCCGGCTGCTTCACCATGGCGCTGGGCGCGAAGTTGAGCGCCGCCGGTTTTCCGCCCGAAAAGCTGAGCACGCGCGCGAACCTGACGCTCGAACAAGTGCAGGGCAATTGGACGATCACCACGATTCATCTGGAGCTGACCGGCAAAGTGCCGGGCGTGGCGCGCGCCCAGTTCGACGAGCTGGCCAACGACGCCAAGGCGACCTGCATCGTCTCCCGCGCCCTCACCGCACAGATCACGCTGGACGCCAAGCTGGGAGCATGA